Proteins encoded together in one Luteimonas fraxinea window:
- a CDS encoding penicillin acylase family protein — protein MRKWILRAVLALVVLLVAAAVFAWLSMRASLPTLDGDQSLIGLTAPATIERDAAGVVTITAASETDAMRALGFVHAQERYFEMDLMRRVPSGELSALFGERALETDRRNRVHRMRARVEADLAAVAGDRMPQLQAYADGANSGLASLGVRPWAYLLLRQTPQPWAPADSALTGFAMYFDLQDATNASELAMHRLRPALPPELFDLFAHDGSRWDAPLFGAARGDAVLPGAGVVDLRLLDVVEGDGALRERSPFASVESSQAGASHPASRLALTPPFVSQTVPLSPTLRESGVGAPPAAADLRAGSNNFAVSGALTADGRALIADDMHLGLRAPNIWFRARLRYPDPRAPGGQVDVTGFTLPGLPAIIVGSNTLVAWGFTNSYGDYLDWQRVVPCNDGAPAGCTPLRRHEERIEVAGGAPVTLVVEDSDWGPLVHREDDGSALALRWTAHQPGALNFGLADFAHARDLDDALAIADRTATPTQNLVIGDRNGRIAWRLLGPVPVRAAGCDGRTVSVPLTADAATDGNRCAPWSITTGASPLLRSPDTDRLWTANSRVVDGTDFARIGDGGAALGMRAWQIREGLQARTQFAERDLLAIQLDDRALLLSRWHALLDSIANEAGEDIALRALADASRDWSGHASVDSVGYRLVRAWRLAVHERLADGLAAPARAALGDAFETPDPPNFEGVVWPLVGQRPAHLLPRRFACTPDTQRGVCTPADNGWQALFEDAARDARDSVAGDGPLAGRTWGERNTTAICHPLASAIPLLGKRALCMPAEPLPGDGTVPRVQGPAFGASQRMVVAPGHEADGITHMPGGQSGHPLSPYWGAGHGDWAQGRPSPFLPQTTVHTLRLVPEASR, from the coding sequence ATGCGCAAATGGATCCTGCGGGCGGTGCTCGCGCTCGTCGTGCTGTTGGTCGCGGCCGCTGTGTTTGCCTGGCTGTCGATGCGCGCAAGCCTGCCGACACTCGACGGCGACCAGTCGCTAATCGGACTCACCGCGCCTGCGACCATCGAACGCGACGCCGCCGGCGTGGTCACGATCACCGCTGCCAGCGAGACCGACGCGATGCGCGCGCTCGGTTTCGTGCACGCGCAGGAACGCTACTTCGAGATGGATCTGATGCGGCGCGTGCCGTCGGGCGAACTCTCGGCGCTGTTCGGCGAACGCGCGCTCGAGACCGATCGTCGCAATCGCGTGCATCGCATGCGCGCGCGGGTAGAAGCCGATCTCGCCGCAGTCGCCGGTGATCGTATGCCGCAGCTGCAGGCGTATGCAGACGGCGCGAACTCTGGGCTCGCGTCGCTGGGCGTACGACCGTGGGCCTATCTGCTGCTGCGACAAACGCCGCAACCGTGGGCGCCGGCGGATTCCGCGCTGACCGGCTTCGCGATGTACTTCGATCTGCAGGACGCGACCAACGCGAGTGAGCTGGCGATGCACCGCTTGCGGCCTGCGTTGCCGCCGGAACTGTTCGATCTGTTCGCGCATGACGGCAGCCGTTGGGATGCGCCGCTGTTCGGCGCTGCACGTGGCGATGCGGTACTGCCGGGCGCGGGTGTTGTGGATCTGCGGTTGCTGGATGTGGTGGAGGGCGATGGCGCGCTTCGGGAACGTTCGCCGTTCGCATCCGTCGAGTCTTCGCAGGCCGGGGCCTCACACCCGGCATCTCGGCTGGCCCTCACTCCACCGTTTGTTTCACAAACGGTCCCCCTCTCTCCCACGTTGCGGGAGAGTGGCGTTGGTGCGCCGCCTGCGGCGGCGGACCTCAGGGCTGGCAGCAACAACTTCGCCGTCTCCGGTGCCTTGACGGCCGACGGTCGCGCCCTCATTGCCGACGACATGCACCTGGGTCTACGCGCGCCCAACATCTGGTTCCGCGCGCGCCTTCGCTATCCCGACCCACGTGCGCCGGGCGGACAGGTCGACGTCACCGGTTTCACCCTGCCCGGCCTGCCGGCGATCATCGTCGGCAGCAACACCCTCGTCGCTTGGGGGTTCACCAACAGCTACGGCGATTACCTCGACTGGCAGCGCGTGGTGCCCTGCAACGACGGCGCGCCTGCGGGCTGCACGCCGCTGAGGCGACATGAAGAGCGCATCGAGGTCGCCGGCGGCGCGCCCGTCACGCTGGTCGTCGAAGACAGCGACTGGGGCCCGCTGGTCCACCGCGAAGACGACGGCAGCGCGCTCGCCTTGCGCTGGACCGCGCATCAGCCCGGCGCATTGAATTTCGGCCTGGCCGACTTCGCCCACGCGCGCGATCTCGACGATGCGCTGGCCATCGCCGACCGCACCGCGACACCGACCCAGAATCTCGTGATCGGCGATCGCAACGGCCGCATCGCCTGGCGTCTGCTCGGCCCGGTTCCGGTGCGCGCCGCCGGCTGCGACGGCCGTACCGTTTCCGTGCCGCTGACGGCCGATGCCGCGACCGACGGGAACCGCTGCGCGCCGTGGTCCATCACGACCGGCGCCTCGCCGCTGCTGCGCTCGCCCGATACCGATCGGCTGTGGACCGCGAACAGCCGCGTCGTCGATGGCACGGATTTCGCACGCATCGGTGATGGCGGCGCCGCACTCGGCATGCGCGCCTGGCAGATCCGCGAAGGCCTGCAAGCGCGCACGCAGTTCGCCGAACGTGACCTGCTGGCGATCCAGCTCGACGATCGCGCATTGCTGCTGTCGCGCTGGCACGCGTTGCTAGACTCGATCGCGAACGAAGCGGGCGAAGACATCGCGCTGCGCGCCCTGGCCGATGCTTCGCGCGACTGGAGCGGTCATGCAAGCGTTGATTCTGTCGGCTATCGCCTGGTCCGCGCCTGGCGCCTCGCCGTGCACGAACGTCTCGCAGACGGCCTCGCCGCACCCGCGCGCGCCGCGCTGGGCGACGCCTTCGAAACGCCGGATCCGCCGAACTTCGAAGGCGTGGTCTGGCCGCTGGTCGGACAGCGTCCCGCGCATCTGCTGCCGCGCCGCTTCGCCTGCACACCGGACACGCAGCGCGGCGTCTGCACACCGGCCGACAACGGCTGGCAGGCACTGTTCGAAGACGCGGCCCGCGACGCGCGCGACAGCGTGGCCGGTGATGGCCCGCTCGCCGGACGCACTTGGGGCGAGCGCAACACCACCGCGATCTGCCACCCGCTCGCGTCGGCGATTCCGCTACTCGGCAAGCGCGCGCTGTGCATGCCGGCCGAGCCGCTGCCCGGCGACGGCACCGTGCCGCGCGTCCAAGGCCCGGCCTTCGGCGCCTCGCAGCGCATGGTCGTCGCACCCGGACACGAGGCCGACGGCATCACCCACATGCCCGGCGGCCAGAGCGGACATCCACTCTCGCCGTACTGGGGCGCCGGCCATGGTGACTGGGCGCAGGGTCGTCCCTCGCCGTTCCTGCCGCAGACGACGGTGCATACGTTGCGGCTCGTGCCCGAGGCTTCCCGCTGA
- a CDS encoding DUF6966 domain-containing protein encodes MPDRRAQLDTLRIHLGALVAMLRLDWDCTWTRHFESCLSRAELLAKDAPDQDALNALSGAVMHVFGGMGSFNDYAPWRNGQVIRGMEGLDAASGAVYDAALELRRIDA; translated from the coding sequence ATGCCCGACCGCCGCGCGCAACTCGACACACTGCGGATCCACCTTGGTGCGCTCGTCGCGATGCTGCGACTTGACTGGGACTGCACGTGGACGCGCCACTTCGAGTCGTGCCTGTCCCGCGCCGAATTACTCGCGAAGGACGCCCCGGATCAGGACGCACTCAACGCGCTGTCCGGTGCGGTAATGCATGTCTTCGGCGGCATGGGCAGCTTCAACGACTACGCGCCGTGGCGGAACGGACAGGTCATTCGTGGCATGGAGGGGCTGGATGCGGCCAGTGGGGCTGTGTATGACGCCGCTCTTGAGTTGCGGCGTATCGACGCCTGA